In Candidatus Nitrospira nitrosa, the genomic stretch CGGGCATGTTCGGACGTAGATCAATGCCAACAGGATCAAGTCGGTCAACCTAGGATCAGCTCTGCACAAAGAAGCACAAGTTCTATACCCTAGGATTTGTTATGCTTCTACCCCTTCCCTTACTCACGCGACTCGTTGACACTCTGATCTTCCCCCGATTTCACAGACACCTGTATAAGGAGGAACAGGATGAAATCGGAGGACAGGATGAGCACCAAGACCAGACGGCAGTATACGGAAGAGTTTAAGGCAGAAGCAGTTCGGTTGGTCCGAGACTCGGTACGACCGGTTGCACACGTCGCCAGAGATCTGGGTATTGCTGACCATCTGCTCTACCGCTGCGGGCTGAGCAGCAACAGGCCGAACACCAGGGCCATACACGCCAGTCACTGCGTGCAGAACAGGAAGAACTCGCCCGGTTGAGACGAGAGCATGCAACCTTGTGTCAGCGCCGATGCTATAAGTCCTCACATCACCGAACTGAGAAGTCCTCTAAACACCGAGTCACAATGTCCCTTCACCGCTCATCACGACGGAGGAGGGACAGATGCTGCGAAAGGAGGACTTCATGATGATTCAGGCATTGGCGC encodes the following:
- a CDS encoding transposase, whose translation is MKSEDRMSTKTRRQYTEEFKAEAVRLVRDSVRPVAHVARDLGIADHLLYRCGLSSNRPNTRAIHASHCVQNRKNSPG